In Mytilus trossulus isolate FHL-02 chromosome 6, PNRI_Mtr1.1.1.hap1, whole genome shotgun sequence, a single window of DNA contains:
- the LOC134720810 gene encoding retinitis pigmentosa 9 protein-like: MEREKDKDSIQCFYCKKNGHKKDKCPEKGKQIEPPQVHQRLKWSFEDPMKHYFEERDRKQMEEKEERVQKLKELIESTSSDSEIENGKKKQKKKKKKHSHSLSVDDELKMNKKRKKSKHKKVKRLKTDKMHSSDNVKDHTKNKVKHKSKHKVKHKKHHKHKS, from the exons ATGGAAAGAGAAAAGGATAAAGATTCAATTCAGT gtTTTTATTGTAAGAAGAATGGACACAAGAAAGACAAATGCCctgaaaaaggaaaacaaatagaACCTCCACAAGTTCATCAAAGACTGAAATGG AGTTTTGAGGATCCTATGAAGCACTATTTTGAAGAGAGAGATAGAAAACAAAtggaagaaaaagaagaaag AGTGCAAAAGTTAAAAGAATTAATTGAAAGCACATCTTCAGAttctgaaattgaaaatggaaagaagaaacagaagaaaaagaagaaaaagcaTTCCCATTCTTTATCTGTTGATGATGAATTAAAGATGAATAAAAAGAGAAAGAAATCAAAgcataaaaaagttaaaagattgaaaacagacaaaatgcATTCCTCTGACAATGTTAAAGATCATACCaaaaacaaagtaaaacatAAATCCAAACATAaagttaaacataaaaaacatcataaacatAAATCTTGA